From the genome of Papaver somniferum cultivar HN1 chromosome 2, ASM357369v1, whole genome shotgun sequence, one region includes:
- the LOC113348471 gene encoding uncharacterized protein LOC113348471, with the protein MHVERITRCNGVLESKRRSNRPFGVQRSKVREKEVTVELNRKLSYRFFETDRLNELRWPLSNNVSCQYKFLSLPTPKVKRNVFSSHYCFHLKFREREKRVMLLVKKRLMSLVDLRSVVIQGYKCGFESVKDLSLLLLQIENEMGKKMERVRVCGECFLLISVEIEEEKLKC; encoded by the coding sequence cttgaGAGCAAAAGAAGGAGCAATCGTCCATTTGGAGTGCAAAGGTCTAAGGTGCGTGAAAAGGAGGTGACAGTTGAGTTGAACAGGAAATTAAGCTATCGGTTCTTTGAAACTGACAGGTTAAATGAACtaaggtggcccttatccaataACGTGAGTTGCCAATATAAGTTCCTATCATTACCTACCCCTAAAGTCAAGAGAAATGTCTTCTCTTCTCATTATTGTTTCCATCTAAAATTCAGAGAACGAGAGAAACGAGTGATGCTGCTAGTAAAGAAGAGATTGATGAGTTTGGTGGATCTTAGATCAGTGGTAATTCAAGGGTACAAGTGTGGgtttgaatctgtcaaggatttgtcATTACTGCTGCTACAGATCGAGAATGAAATGGGGAAGAAAATggaaagagttagggtttgtggTGAAtgttttctgctgatttcggttgAAATTGAGGAGGAGAAATTGAAGTGCTGA